The genomic region AAACAATTTTCGGAGTTGCTGACATAATAGGCGCGTTTGCTGCGGGAATGATTATAGCGTTATCTCCTAAGGGTCAATATGTCGCGAGCAAGTTCGATACAGTTTCATATTTGTTATTGACTCCGATATTTTTTGCGAATATAGGGCTTGAGGTTGTACTGCCTAGTATGTCATTTGAATTAGTAGCCTTCACAGCAGCATTAATAGCCGTTGCAATTATATCAAAGTTAGGCGGCTGCGGACTGGGTGCGATGATGTGTAAATTTGACAAGAGACAAAGCTATCAGATTGGGCTCGGTATGGTATGCAGGGGCGAGGTTTCATTAATAGTCATGAAAAAGGGAATGTCTATGCACTTCATAGCAGAGGAGTATTTAGGGCCGATTATCATAATGATTATAGTCTGCACAATTTTGACACCGATATTATTAAAGTGGGCATTTGCAGGCCAGAGGGATGCAGTTGGCGATACAGTATTTGAAGATGCATTTATGACGATGGATCAGGCTGACGAAATCACGGACGATTTATTTGAGAGAAGATTACGATTAAGCAGCAGGACTCACGAATAAAATTTTTTGCATGCCGCCGTCTCCCGCCCGCCCACCCCGACGGCGGCTTTGATTCACCCACGCTATTTATTTCACTATTTCACAGTAAACGGAATCTCAGGCAAGTTCAATTTTTCGCCCGGCTTAAATCTTCCCGTCTCCGTCAAGTTCCCGCGCAATTTTTCGGGAATATCCGGCAAATCTCCCACTGAATAAGCCCCTATTATCGCATTCGTAGCAAGTGCTCCCCCTGTTTTTAGAGTCATTGTCTCTGCTTGAATCATGTCGGCTTTAATTTGATTCCATAAAGTGTCCTTGCTGCCTCCTTCGGTGATTATTACGCGGTTAACTGGAGTCCCCGACTCTCTGCACCTGTCTGCAATTTCGCCGTATTCGCCCGCTATTGCCTCAAGAACTGCACGCCATAAAGTAAATTGATTCGTGTTCATGTTCATATTTATAAAGCAGCCGTGTACATTTCTGAAGCCATCCGGGCCGCCTGTGAGCCATGGAAGGAATCGCAAGCCGTTACAGCCCGCCGGAATCTCTCTCGCGCCTTCAGTCAAAAATTTATAGTAATCATCATTTCCGGGCTGATTGCAAATATTATCCCTGAACCACCGCAAAGCAAGCCCGCCAGTTCTCACGAATCCCCAGTAAAAATAAGTATTTGGAAGAGTCCCCGAATTAAATATTAAGGCATTACCTTTTTTGCTGAGGCCGGGTATAATTCCATTTGTCGAAATACAAAACATTGAACACGTCCCGGCAACGTCAACAGCATGACCGGGCTCAAAGACTCCGCAAGCTAGTAAAGACTGCATTGTGTCGCCTGCTCCTGCGCAAATTGGTATTCCTTCGGGGAGTCCGGTAAAATTTGCCGCTTCTCGTGATAAATTGCCTATAATGTCATATGGCTTCTTGATTGAAGGCATTAAATTTTTATTTATCCCTAAAATTTTTAATTGCTCGTCCGACCATTTTTTATTAATCACGTCATAGCCCAGTCCCCAGCCTGACATTGCGCCCCAGTCTATGAATGCCGAGTCAGCTTTCAAGCCGGCAAGGTGCATTAAAATATACGGTGCATTGTGTACAAATTTTTTTATGCGGCCTGATTCGGGGGAATTCTTTAACAGCCAGCGCGCAAATAACGCCGGAAATAAGCATAAAGGCTCAGGATTTCCTGTTTCACGCGCCCATATGTCGAGATTCAACGAACTTAAATAATCAGCGTCTGATTGAGTCCTCGAGTCTAAATAATTTATATATGGAGTAATAGCGGCTCCGTTTTCGTCAACGCCAGCAATTCCGCAAATTATCCCGTCGCCCATGATTGCACGAATCGAATCGAGTGAAATATTTTTCTCGCGTAAAATCTCAACACATTTTTTTATGCCTTTTAACGCGAGCGAGTAATATTCTTTAACGTCCATTTCTACCCAGCCGCTATCAGGATAATATAAAGTCGTAGGATTTACGTCTACTGCGATTTGATTCCCGTTCTCGTCATAGATTGCAGCTTTCACACTCTGAGTCCCTGCGTCAAAACAAATATAGTGATTCAAGTTTATTAGCACCTCCTGAAAAATATTATAGCGCAAAAAAAACCCTCCCCGCTCACTCTCGAACAGGAAGGGACAAAAATTTTGTATTAGTTTAGAGTGTTAGTGTAATTACTGCTTTCTGCGTAAAGCGAATAATCCGCCGAGTAAAGCAAGTGTGATTGCGCCAAATCCTGCTGAACAACCGCCGCCGCCGCCTCCTGATACAGGAATAATAGGAGTTACATCACTGATTGCGACTTCTGCAACGAGTGCAGGATATAAAACTTGTGTTGCTGCTGTAACTATGCCGTCATTGTCAATCGTGAAAGCGATATAGCCTTCTGTGTATGTTCCGGCCTTGACGTGTGCGGGAGTAATATCAACGACACTGCCGCTGCTTGTTACTGTGAAGACCTTTACACCGAGTGCCGCGCCTTTGGACATTTCGTTTTCAGTGTAGAAATCAAATTCTGCCTCGTCATAAAGATCAACGCTTGCAGATTTAATATCTTTGCTGTCAAATCTTACTGCAAATACATAGCTGCCCGGCTGAACTGATAATTGAGGAGCTGCTGTGATAGAAACGAGCTTAAATGTTGTAAATGAATTCATATAAGCAGTATCATCGGTGTCATATTCCCAGCCTGATTTTGCGACTTCATCATTAGCAACTCTCGTGTATGTTTTGCCGGTGGCTGAATTCAAAGCTGTAATTACATCAGCAGGGACATAATTTGAGAATGTAGTTGTTGATACAGCTACTTCATTTGTGTAAACTTCTTCTTGGACTGACTGCTGTGTTGTCTGAGCTGATAAAGCCGTGTCAGAAGTTACTTGTGTTGTGGGTACTGAGATGACGGGGTCATATTTTTCGCCTGCTGCCATGTAAACAACCGCTGTCAATACGCCTGCTTCAGCTCCGTTTGTATTAGCCTCGCCGGGGATTACTTCAGCGACTGCGCCGGTACTGTCAAGAAATACTGCATCGCCGCCTGTTGCCGGTGCCGCTGCATTGACGGATCTTGAGCTGTTTGCACTGCGCGGGAACATGTTTAATTGCGGTCTCTTGCCGTATAATTCTTTCGCAAATTTCGGTAAGTTGACGGGCTGAAGTCCGGACTCTTTTACTCCCATACCGCGAGGAAGCGAGCCGACTGCTGTCTGGTTTGCTGTTGCGGAGTTGTTCGCGAGTCTTGCTGCTGCCTGCTGCATTGCTTCAGTGTTGGACTTATAAGCCTCTGTTGTGTCAACTTCAATATTTGCCGCGCTCTTGACTTCTGCTGTTGTGCCAGTTATGCCGAGTGCCGATAAAATATTTGCGACAGTATTTGTGATAACTTGCTGAATTGCTGCTGCTATGGGCTGTACAACTTGTGCCGCTGTAACAACATTAGCAATTACAGGATTAAGAACGATAACAGTAACTGCCGGCTGTACAATAATAACTGTTTCTTCTGTCGGAGTTCCTGAGCCGCCACCTGCATCGGGTACGGGTTCGGGTGTTACGGGGGTGGGGGTAACGTGGCCGCCGTCTGAATCACTTGCAAGTGCTGCACCTGCTAAAGTAAGTGCTAACACTGCGACTAACAATAACGCTAAAACTTTTTTCATAATAAGTAAAGCACTCCTTCCGGAATAATTAATAATAAAAATTTTTTTAACAATACGCAGAATCACACTAAACAATTGATATTTTACATTGCGATAAATTTTTGTCAATTCGCTATAATATAATTTTTTCACATTGAGTCGCGCAAAATATTCGGCAAATTATTATCATCTTGAAGACTCTTGATTAATTCAGCTCGGCGGGGGTCTTTCTCGTCATATAAATCAATTAATCTGCATTTAGTTAATACTGCACGGTTTGAGTCAGGATAATTTTTTAAGCACAATTCTAACATTTCGCAGGCTTCTTTACGGCGTTCTTCAGGAAATGAATTCAAATATAAATCAGCTAATTCCCAATAAGCCGACTCGCCCTCTTCAGTTCCTTTGCAGGTGTCAATAATTTCGCGCAAAATTGCCTCCCGTTCAACCGGGTCGCCGTCCTTGCCCAGTCTGTTATATTCGACTCTGAGTGAATTTGCCTCACGTTCGAGTCCCGTTATATCATGATTATTATTATCAGCAAATAAATTCACAGGAAATAATAATAATAGTATTAATGAAGGAATTATAAAAAATTTTCTCATGCGTCCGGCCTTCCCATTGAGACATATTCAAAGCCTCGTCTTCTCATCTCGTCGAGTGAGTATAAATTCCTGCCGTCAATTATTAATTTTCGCGACATTAAATTTTCCATGCGTTTAAAATCGGGCTGCTTGTAAATATCCCATTCCGTAATAATTGCTAGTGCGTCGGCGTTATTAACTGCGTCGTACATATCATTAACGTAAACGAGTCCTCTGTGTTCGCCTAAAACCTGCCGAGTTTCGTCAATTGCCCGGGGGTCGCTTGCTTGAATATGTGCGCCGGCCTCAAGTAATGAACGTATCAGAATTTGCGCGGGTGCTTCTCTAGTGTCTGAAGTCTTAGGCTTGAAGGCGAGTCCCCATATTGCGATAACTTTTCCGGTTAAATTCTCGAACTTGGCCGCAATTTTCGTAAATAGTGATTGTTTTGCGCGCTCGTTCACGTCGTCTATAGCTGTCAAAATTTGAGGCTCGTAACCTGCTGCCCGTGCAAAATCCCGCAATGCCCTGACATCCTTAGGGAAGCAAGATCCCCCGTAACCGCAGCCGGCATTAAGAAATTTTTTGCCGATCCTTGCGTCAAGACCGATCCCCCGCCTTACGTTTTCGACATCTGCACCGACATGCTCACAGATTCCGGCCATCTCGTTCATGAAAGAAATTCTACACGCGAGCATTGAATTAGCGGCATATTTTGACATTTCGGCGGATTTAGTATCCATGAATAATAATTTGCCGGGCTCTAAGAATGAATAAAGGCTCTCAAAAATTGAACGCGATTCAGGATCATTTATTCCGATTATTACTCTGTCAGGCTCAAGAAAATCAGTGAGTGATGAGCCTTCCCGCAAAAATTCAGGATTTGAGGCCATGAATAATTTATGATTCGCATTTCGTGAGCTTAATTCAGCCTGTATAATATCTTGAACGCGTTTATTCGTGCCTACGGGAACAGTAGATTTTACGATTACCAGCAAATTTTTTACCATTGCCGAGCCTATATCATGGGCAGCACTGTCTATATATTGCATGTTCGCGCTTCCGTCGGGTGCTTGAGGAGTTCCCACGCAGATAAAACACGCCTCAGAATCTTTTAATGCCTCAGAAGTCGAATCAGTAAAATTTAACCGGCCTTCACGCATGTTTCTTGTCATCATTTCTTCGAGTCCGGGCTCATAGAATGGGACAACGCCGTTTTTTAGAGTCTCGACTCGCTGCTTATTCACGTCAACACAAGTAACATTATTTCCGTAGCGCGCGAAACATGTCCCAGTAACAAGTCCGACATATCCCGTGCCTATAACTGTAAGATTCATATTAAATAAATCACTCCTGAAAAAATTTTTATGAGAATGATTATACACTTTTACGCACAAAAAAAAGCCCGCCATGACAGCGAGCTTGAA from Synergistaceae bacterium harbors:
- a CDS encoding carbohydrate kinase; protein product: MNHYICFDAGTQSVKAAIYDENGNQIAVDVNPTTLYYPDSGWVEMDVKEYYSLALKGIKKCVEILREKNISLDSIRAIMGDGIICGIAGVDENGAAITPYINYLDSRTQSDADYLSSLNLDIWARETGNPEPLCLFPALFARWLLKNSPESGRIKKFVHNAPYILMHLAGLKADSAFIDWGAMSGWGLGYDVINKKWSDEQLKILGINKNLMPSIKKPYDIIGNLSREAANFTGLPEGIPICAGAGDTMQSLLACGVFEPGHAVDVAGTCSMFCISTNGIIPGLSKKGNALIFNSGTLPNTYFYWGFVRTGGLALRWFRDNICNQPGNDDYYKFLTEGAREIPAGCNGLRFLPWLTGGPDGFRNVHGCFINMNMNTNQFTLWRAVLEAIAGEYGEIADRCRESGTPVNRVIITEGGSKDTLWNQIKADMIQAETMTLKTGGALATNAIIGAYSVGDLPDIPEKLRGNLTETGRFKPGEKLNLPEIPFTVK
- a CDS encoding UDP-glucose/GDP-mannose dehydrogenase family protein, with amino-acid sequence MNLTVIGTGYVGLVTGTCFARYGNNVTCVDVNKQRVETLKNGVVPFYEPGLEEMMTRNMREGRLNFTDSTSEALKDSEACFICVGTPQAPDGSANMQYIDSAAHDIGSAMVKNLLVIVKSTVPVGTNKRVQDIIQAELSSRNANHKLFMASNPEFLREGSSLTDFLEPDRVIIGINDPESRSIFESLYSFLEPGKLLFMDTKSAEMSKYAANSMLACRISFMNEMAGICEHVGADVENVRRGIGLDARIGKKFLNAGCGYGGSCFPKDVRALRDFARAAGYEPQILTAIDDVNERAKQSLFTKIAAKFENLTGKVIAIWGLAFKPKTSDTREAPAQILIRSLLEAGAHIQASDPRAIDETRQVLGEHRGLVYVNDMYDAVNNADALAIITEWDIYKQPDFKRMENLMSRKLIIDGRNLYSLDEMRRRGFEYVSMGRPDA